A genome region from Chryseobacterium sp. G0186 includes the following:
- a CDS encoding DinB family protein: MSLTTLITKTVQYNNWVVNKYIDWLSTKSDEQLNQEVISSFPTILKTLHHIWQTQEYWWSHIAENNEFDFGKTTAETSKEEVFRNIKDNSQKLVDYVENLSEEDLTKNVKIESQWFQCDFSKYEYIQHVILHGTYHRGQIVTMGRNVGITDAPMTDYNFWNIYKDQK, from the coding sequence ATGAGCTTAACAACATTAATCACCAAAACCGTTCAGTACAATAATTGGGTAGTCAATAAATACATCGACTGGCTTTCCACAAAGTCTGATGAACAACTGAATCAGGAAGTCATTTCCAGTTTTCCTACTATTTTGAAAACTCTTCATCACATCTGGCAGACCCAGGAATACTGGTGGAGTCATATTGCTGAAAATAATGAATTTGACTTTGGTAAGACTACAGCCGAAACCAGTAAGGAAGAAGTTTTCAGAAACATAAAAGACAATTCACAAAAACTGGTAGATTATGTGGAAAACCTATCTGAAGAAGACCTTACAAAAAATGTAAAAATTGAATCTCAATGGTTTCAGTGCGATTTTTCCAAGTATGAATATATTCAGCATGTTATTCTTCATGGAACTTACCACAGAGGGCAAATTGTAACCATGGGAAGAAATGTTGGGATAACGGATGCCCCTATGACTGACTATAACTTCTGGAATATTTATAAAGACCAAAAGTAA